From one Humulus lupulus chromosome 8, drHumLupu1.1, whole genome shotgun sequence genomic stretch:
- the LOC133794722 gene encoding trihelix transcription factor GTL1, with product MEAFAGDRQIPNSDDFPQLIAPFPEPTVDLIYAHPNAVVHSPDIINHRPISPPQKLRPIRCHVRSPVADVRGNVGLVETLAKGFLGDQSEPLDEEFDCAVKFETQRDDVGSGGSVSVTVDDPIQVGLGSFGEDWEMNGGERVVEDESSSSSDDEVNYSVANFKGVVNQKRRKSKRNIEHFLENMVTKVMEKQEEMHNQLIDMVKKMERERILREEAWKQMEMERRKRDELVRTQETSRSLALISFLQNLLGEEIQIPEPVSRPFMEENRVGRIDAQADTKCNSENKRWPEDEVQALIALRTDLEHKFQTTDSKGCIWEEISVGMYSMGYNRAAKKCKEKWDNMNKYFKKPNGSGKKRSANGKTCPYFRSLESLYKNGVANSGIGDSTPNNGDEVRSEKESGESPYTG from the exons ATGGAGGCTTTCGCCGGCGACCGGCAAATTCCCAACTCCGACGACTTTCCTCAGCTTATTGCTCCTTTCCCGGAGCCGACTGTGGACCTCATTTACGCCCATCCGAATGCTGTGGTCCATTCTCCTGACATCATCAATCACCGTCCGATTTCACCTCCCCAGAAACTCCGGCCTATTCGCTGCCACGTTCGGTCCCCTGTTGCTGATGTTCGGGGCAACGTTGGGCTCGTAGAAACCCTGGCCAAGGGGTTTTTGGGCGACCAGTCGGAACCCCTTGATGAAGAGTTTGACTGCGCCGTCAAATTTGAAACTCAGAGAGACGACGTTGGTAGTGGTGGGAGCGTCTCCGTTACGGTAGATGACCCGATTCAAGTCGGGTTGGGCTCATTTGGGGAGGATTGGGAGATGAATGGTGGCGAACGTGTAGTGGAGGACGAGTCTAG CTCGTCTTCTGATGATGAAGTTAATTATTCAGTAGCAAACTTTAAAGGAGTTGTTAATCAGAAGAGAAGAAAATCCAAAAGAAATATTGAGCATTTTCTTGAAAATATGGTGACTAAAGTGATGGAGAAACAAGAAGAGATGCATAACCAGTTGATAGACATGGTAAAGAAGATGGAGAGGGAGAGAATATTGAGAGAAGAAGCTTGGAAACAGATGGAGatggaaagaaggaaaagagatgagTTGGTAAGAACCCAGGAAACATCTCGAAGCTTAGCTCTCATTTCCTTTCTCCAGAACTTGTTGGGTGAAGAGATTCAAATCCCTGAACCGGTATCTCGACCATTCATGGAAGAAAATAGGGTTGGTAGAATTGATGCTCAAGCAGATACCAAATGCAATTCAGAAAATAAAAGATGGCCAGAAGATGAAGTACAAGCCCTTATAGCTCTTCGAACTGATTTAGAACATAAGTTTCAAACTACAGACTCCAAAGGATGCATCTGGGAGGAGATTTCAGTTGGTATGTATAGTATGGGCTACAACAGAGCGGCAAAAAAGTGTAAAGAGAAATGGGATAACATGAACAAATATTTCAAGAAGCCAAATGGTAGTGGGAAGAAGCGTTCTGCCAATGGTAAGACCTGTCCATATTTCCGAAGCTTGGAATCCCTTTACAAAAATGGAGTTGCAAACTCAGGAATTGGCGATAGTACCCCAAACAATGGGGATGAAGTCAGAAGTGAAAAGGAGTCTGGAGAGTCTCCTTACACCGGTTAA
- the LOC133794721 gene encoding nuclear transcription factor Y subunit B-1, whose protein sequence is MERGGFHGYRKIPNASSGTAAKVSEINGSRLNEINPQPSDENECTVREQDRFMPIANVIRIMRKILPPHAKISDDAKETIQECVSEYISFITGEANERCQREQRKTITAEDVLWAMSKLGFDDYIEPLTLYLHRYRETEGDRATVRGGAGSASDLVAAPFMKRLGSLDYSALATGFVPNAASFHVAGHHHNGFFGYFKDATAATASGAGGGSSQAAVANGEQVHGQYK, encoded by the exons ATGGAACGAGGAGGTTTTCATGGCTATCGCAAGATCCCCAATGCAAGCTCTG GAACAGCGGCCAAAGTATCAGAAATCAACGGAAGCAGGTTAAACGAGATCAATCCCCAACCGAGCGACGAGAATGAATGCACGGTTCGGGAACAAGATCGGTTCATGCCCATCGCTAACGTCATCCGAATCATGCGTAAGATCCTCCCACCGCACGCCAAAATCTCCGACGACGCGAAGGAGACGATCCAGGAGTGCGTCTCGGAGTACATCAGCTTCATCACTGGAGAAGCCAACGAGCGGTGCCAGCGAGAGCAGCGGAAGACCATCACCGCCGAGGACGTGCTCTGGGCCATGAGTAAGCTCGGCTTCGACGACTACATCGAGCCCCTCACACTCTACCTCCACCGCTACCGCGAGACCGAAGGCGACCGTGCCACCGTCAGGGGTGGTGCTGGGAGTGCCTCCGATTTAGTTGCTGCTCCCTTCATGAAGAGGCTCGGTAGCTTAGACTACTCCGCCTTAGCCACGGGTTTTGTACCCAATGCGGCGTCGTTTCATGTAGCCGGGCATCATCATAACGGGTTCTTTGGCTATTTCAAGGATGCCACCGCCGCTACTGCTTCCGGTGCTGGAGGAGGCTCGTCCCAGGCCGCAGTGGCCAATGGAGAACAAGTACATGGGCAGTATAAGTGA